Proteins encoded in a region of the Magallana gigas chromosome 8, xbMagGiga1.1, whole genome shotgun sequence genome:
- the LOC136269652 gene encoding uncharacterized protein: MFPRKKMCRVLPFVLYFCSFGPSTFCQYSYNYTRPPSDYRHLLAKDPKCRYRVHYPKTTWHTAHDVCSGDNMTLAKLSNQTEVELIDDLYWYVHDIIGELENKGDLQNVWIDGYMWSSSNQIKTQNCQSLDPHLPITLKKNAYSDFFCVYYNFTDKQLYTDACDEQRPFLCESLTDVAS, translated from the exons atgTTTCCTAGAAAGAag ATGTGCAGAGTTCTTCCTTTTGTGTTGTATTTCTGCTCATTTGGACCAAGTACATTTTGCCAGTACAGTTATAATTATACAAGACCACCTTCTGATT ataGACACCTTTTAGCCAAAGACCCGAAATGCCGGTACCGGGTGCACTATCCGAAGACTACCTGGCACACAGCGCATGACGTTTGTTCAGGGGACAATATGACTCTAGCTAAACTGTCCAACCAAACAGAAGTGGAGCTTATAGATGATCTGTATTGGTATGTCCATGACATAATCGGAGAACTTGAAAATAAAGG AGATTTACAAAATGTGTGGATCGACGGATATATGTGGTCCTCCTCCAACCAAATCAAGACCCAAAACTGTCAATCTCTAGATCCTCATTTACCGATCACACTGAAGAAGAATGCATATTCTGactttttttgtgtttattacaACTTCACTGACAAACAACTCTACACAGATGCATGTGATGAGCAGAGACCATTCCTTTGTGAAAGTTTAACTGATG TTGCTTCATGA